A region of the Candoia aspera isolate rCanAsp1 chromosome 15, rCanAsp1.hap2, whole genome shotgun sequence genome:
AAATCACAGTTAAGCAAACCGTGGCTTAGCCTATTCCATGCATGGAACCCAGGAAGCAGACGCTGGAGAAAATGAGGTCATCTCATCTGACAAAGCATTTTGCGGCGCTTTAAAGAATAATGACATTCCTTGCCTTCCCTTGAGAATTGGCCGAACAGTAATGCTTTTTGAGGGCCCAAAAGGATGTCACATGGAAGACAGTCAAGACCTTCCCTGTTGTCCCAGGAAGCAGGATACAGCCGAAGAAAGAGGGAGGCAGATCCTGGCTGAATCTTTCAAAAAAACAATTCAGCAGGAGAACCCTTCCTCAGAAAGTTGATGGGCTCCTGTTTGCTGGATGTATTCGAGCAGAAGCCAGGTAGCCACgggagagttgttgttgttgtttattcattcagtcgcttccgactcctcgtgacttcgtggaccagcccacgccagagcttcctgtcggtcgtcagcacccccagctcccccagggacgagtccgtcactagaatgtcatccgtccaccttgcccttggtcggcccctcttccttttgccttccactctccccagcatcagcatcttctccagggtgtcctgtcttctcattgtgtggccaaagagTTAGATTCTTTAATTTAGATTCTTGCCCCAAGAAGGGGATTGGTCTTGGTGCCAAGGACAAACTTTGCATTTCAGGGGCCTTGCAGCATTACCTAGAACATTAAGAATGCCTCAGGACAAAAAGACTCCTACAAACTTTAAAAACACCCAGGAAAACAGAAAATAGGAGGGTGTGCCCGTCGGGCGTAAATCACCCAGGAAAAGGAGGCTTAGCAAAGCCGCTGTAACGTTTGGCATAATGGCTGGTTCGTTTATTCCTAGTGAATAGTGAGGGTCGCCTAGTTTGGGGGGGGCCCTCCTCCGCGCCTCCTCCCTTTCCCAAGGCGGGGAGGGGGATTTCAAGCGGGGTCCTCCCGCCTCCTGCCCAAAGGGACCCGAGGGGCCCCTTCCGACGACCCGGCTGTGGGGTCCCACCTCGCCGGGCTGCCGCAGGAGAGCAGCGGCGGGCGCGCCTCGCCCGTCCCCGCGCCCCGTCCCCAGCATCCTCCCGCCGCGCGCCCGGCCCCCTCCCCGCCCGAGGCTCCTGCGCCCTGCCAGGGCTGCGCCTCCGCTCCGCTCCGCCTCCCCGCCGGGACGCCCAGCCCCGCCGCTCCCGCAGCCCGGCGCAGACGGGAGGAGGGCTGCGGGGCGGCCGCCGCGGGGAGAAGCCGAAGTCGGGGTCGCGCCGCCCGCCTCCGGGCCCGACCGCACCGCGGGCTCCTGCGCTCCCCCCGCGGTCTTCCCGCCCCGCGGCAGGgagccggccggccggccgggcgCCGCGCGGTCCCCGGAGAGGCGCGTCCAGCCGCGGGAAGGGGGCGGCCGCGGGGCCCGCCTATGAAGGACTCCCGGCCGGGCGGCTCGGCGAGACCCGCGGCGATGGAGGGCGGCGGGCCGGGCGCGGCCTCGGCGCTGGAGAAGAGCGTGGCCGAGCTGACCGTGATGGACGTGTACGACATGGCCTCGCTGGTGGGCCAGGAGTTCGAGCGGCTGATCGAGCAGCACGGCTGCGAGGCGGTCGGCCGCCTGCTGCCCCAGGTGGTGCGCGTGCTGGAGATCCTGGAGGTGCTGGTCGGCCGCAGCCACGGCGGCCCCGAGGTGGAGGAGCTGCGCCTGGAGCTGGACCGCCTGCGCCTGGAGCGCGCCGACCGGCTGGAGAAGGAGCGGAAGCACCAGAAGGTCGGGCCCGGCCCGGGGGAagcttgggggggggagggagggaggaaaagggaaggagaggagagaaggggaagggatggaagaggaaaagggagaggggtggaaggaaaagaggggaaggaaggggaaaaggaggcagggaggggaaaaaaggagaggaaggggagagaagagaaggcagaagaaaaaataaggaagggggaaaaggggtggaagagggagagggagagggatggaaggaaggagaaaaggagagagggaggaaaaagaaaggagaggaagaggggagaaaaggaagaagaaaaatgagaggaaagaaggaagggggaaaaggggtggaaagaaaagagggagagagggagggaaaggaaaggaaggagggagggagggaaggcaggcaggcaggctggggcGCTGACCTCTTAGGGAAGGGATGACAAAGAACAGCTGCGTCCACAGAATGGCACTGTTTGGGTAAGGGTTAGCTCCTTCCCATCCTGAGTACGTCTCCAGTGGGTTCCCATGTCAGACTTAGCTGTGGTTTGTTGGCTGAGCCACCTCTGAACCCAGCATTGTCGGAACAGAGGCTCCCTGCAGCTACCTCCCAGGGACTGTGGTAGGGTGGGGATTCTCACTTTTGTGTTCAGCGACCACCTCCAGGATCTTGGTGTGGTGTGTGGTCCAGCCATTGCTgtgctgagaaatcaaggaacAAGATTTGCCAGATAATGTTGGACATCAAAGGAGGAGGGCCGGgttagtctgtggtggcaaaaaatcaggaggagcttAGCACCACACATTTTAATAAAGGGTATAAGCTTTCACGAGCTGCAAACTAAAgcgtaaaataaaaattaataaaacgcATTGATCAGGAAAGGTGCCACTAGATTCCTTCTGATAAGAGGGTTTTAGTGTGACAGTGATGCTGGGAGATGACCATGCTCTAATTCCTGGCGTGAAAATGGCCACAGAGGAGGCACAAAAACCGTCTCTGGGAAAggggagaagttgctgatgcttaaaaaaaaaaccacgggTGTGGGGAATCCCGATGAAGCTCAGATGGTAGCTGTCCAAACCACCTGTTGAACTTCAGGGCTAAACAGAGATTTAAACGGATCTCTCCAGCAGTCCAGCCGTCTTAACCCTGTGGCAGAGCCACCCCGACTCTTGAgaattatgttttaaatgtgCCAGAGCTGGTCTGGCAAGCTTGGAAGGTTTCTAGACGGTACTCAAGTTCTTCTGAAACTTGAGaggaacaaaaacaaacacagagaAGCGAAAAGTGGTTGCAAGGACAAGAAAAGGGACAGGCTGGAGAAGAGTGGGCTGGTTATTTTTGTAGCCGTTCTCAGTATGTACTCCATTCTCCCAGAAGAGTTGCACTGAGATCTGACATCAACTTCTAATTGTGTTGGAAAATCAACAGCTCCAGGAAAGATCACAGGCTTTTGACTCACTTCTCTTGTCCTCTGCCTGGGATAAATTTGGGTTGTTCTTCCTGCTTGCAAAGATGCAACCGGCTGTAGTTCTCCAGGCTCCCTGGCTCCTAAAAGCGGGGATGTTCAGCTTTCGGGTGATACCCAGTCTCGGCTTCTGAATTTGGTGGGCCCCGCCTTTGCAACCCCTGGCTGGATTGGAGACCCCCTTTTCTGCACTGagtgtgtcatgcaaacccagCTTGTGCCAATTGTCTGGAGTGGTTGTGGCGTGGGGCTGAGAAAGGGTTAGTCAGGTGAGCCACGAGGATATGCATTGTGGGAAGTGAGCCAATGCAGTAATGAGTGCAACAGAGTGAGTGATGAATTCAGCCTGGATTCGAAACATGCCAGGTTTCCCAACTCACTTCCTGCATGTCACTTCCAGGctatgggaaggaggaggaagaggaggaggtgtcctgtgggggagagagaaaggcacTCCGCCCCCTTTCACGTGGGTGTTTTCCTTGCCAGTGACGTGGAAAAGCAGATTCCTTCTCATTTAGCAGTTCTGCACGTACGACAAGGACGTTGACTCAGGAagttgggaagggaaggggaaaatagttGTGGGAAGGGGACTCGAAGGGTTTCCCCCTCTCAAAGGAGAAGTCGCAATAATGCGTATTTTAGCCGTGCTCTCCTGCACATTGGGCCAAGATGCGCGATTGTCCCCTTTGGTAGAATTTTGACAGGCTCACCAAGTGAGCTGCTGATTAGCTGAAGTTctaaagtccccccccccttctttacTGCCTGATGTAGCTGTTCTGGCTTACGTTAGTTCCGTGCTAAAATTAGGAGAGCTCTGTAGTAGAATGCCAGCTGGGAAAGATCCCCCTCTCTTTAAAAGCCCCAGGGAATGTGAGAAACCACTTTCTTAAGGCAGTTCCCTATGATTTCAGCCCACGGATGTTTATATATTCCATTGGTAGCCTGTTTGCTTTAGAAAGAGAAATTTGGGAACTCGATAAGCGTACTGTGGCTGTGTTCTCAGGATACACTAAATCACAAAAGAGCCAAACCAATTTTAACCCAGgcgttgtgtgaatgcaaccctTACGGGGTTCAAGCTTGCCCTGTGCAAGCAGGACATTCAGATCCTTGCTTGTTAACCACAGGGAGACAGGCCTAGAGATCAAAACCTATATCTTTTCTCctaatttaaaaacaattctttaaaaattttGTAGAGAAAAACAATGACATCATAGGCCTCCTATACAAACTGTTAAGATGTCACATCGAGGGAACATCACTTTGGAAAGGATGTGTGTAATTCaggtcatttgcacaatgacatcattgtATCTTGCTGGGGCTTCCTGGCCCAGGACTCAAAGTGGACTCAGTGGTCTTCTCCAGCCTTTTGGCTGGGGCCAAGACCAGCCATGGGAACACCCTTGGAATGGGTGGTCTTCAGTTGCTGGGAAGCCAAGGCTGATAGGTTGGGACCGCTGGTCTTGCAGGAGCTTGAGCTGGTGGAGGACGTTTGGCGAGGGGAGGCCCAAGATCTTCTCACCCAGATTGCCCAGTTGCAAGAGGAGAACAAGCAGCTGATGACGAACCTCGCCAACAAAGATGTGAATTTCTCGGAGGAAGAATTCCAGAAACACGAAGGCAAGTGCTGGGGAGGGTGGGGATTCCTGAACAAGTCTTGAGGGCTTTGGACCAAAAATGGCTTGGACTGGGCTCTGCAGAGTTCAGTTTCCTCTCGGTTGCGGACGAGACACAAGAGGGTTGACTTCGTTTCAGCTGAGCGTATTGTATGAGTCCTACCAATTGGGCTTATGTAATAAACCAGGATTAAAAGAAGCAATAGCTTATTGTAGGGAGTAAGGAAGACAACCTTgatggccacatgaccgcggaagtgtctttggacaacgctggctcttcagccataaaacggagatgaacaccgccctctagtgtcagacatgactaaacgggaacctttacctttacctaaatgttTAGTTTGCACAGCAACATCGCAGGATGGTGAGGATGCcattcttttttgcctttttaaagctATTCCTGTCTTGGTCCAGGCAATAATGCAAGGAAATTGTTTGAAAATTTGGAAGGGTGTTCTAGGTATCCATTTGCCCCCAAACCAATATGGGGTGAGAGAGGAGAAAGGTGGGGATCTTCTCTAGAGTTCCTTATAGTTGAGGGTGGCACCCAGccgttttaaaattgaaattgaagGCTTGGGAAGCGTCCCCGCATTCTCTCCCCAAATCTCCATCTTCACTGCGCTGAAGGAATGTAATGCTTGCAACTGTGGCAGGCAGAAATTTGTCAGAGGCAGTCTTCTCACACCGCCCCTTTAGGGAAGCACTAACCTGGTGGACTTCTGCCTGTCACACAGTTCTTAAAGGAGGGGTCAACAATGAAGAGTATTCACTTGCTACGGTtatctctgtctttttttttttttccaaaaacatcAGGAATGTCAGAAAGAGAGAGGCAAGTGATGAAAAAGCTGAAGGAAGTGGTAGATAAGCAACGGGATGAAATCCGAGCGAAGGACAGGGAACTGGGGCTTAAAAACGAAGATGTAGAAGCAGTaagtatttttccccttctcattTTTCAGAAGATTTGTTCAAGGAACtgccaaatgcttttttttttttttcttttaaagcagagGTCATTCCTAGACATGGATGCAGAAAATAAAACCTTCCTGTTGAGATGGAGAATACTTGGATATACCAAATATAATAATCCTGAAGACCccgcacttttttttttttttgcattgtctagttcagtgtttctcagcctcggcaactttaagatgcgtggacttcaactctcagaattctggaagttgaagtccacacatcttaaagttgccgaggttgagaaacactggtctagtttctaaaattttatctatctatctatctatctgagggacgcggtggcgccgcgggttaaaccgctgagccgccgatcggaaggtcggcggttcgaaaccgcgcggcggggtgagctcccgttgctagtcccagctcctgctcacctagcagttcgaaaacatgcaaatgtgagtagattaattggtaccgcttcggggggaaggtaacggcattccgtgttgtcatgctggccacatgacccagaaaatgtctacggacaatgccggctctaaggcttagaaacggagatgagcaccaccccctagagtcggattcgactggactttacgtcaagggaaacctttacctttactatctatctatctatctatctatctatctatctatctatctatctatctatcaaatttatcaccgcccatctcccaaaagggactctgggtggtttacaataaaacataaataaaaatataaaactgtaaagcagtataatacataatacaataaatataataaaaacctcgatggctggaagttctttatgatttgcaggcagcgccgggtccttctaagaaactaaccatccccaggaatggctactctccctcccgccccgggcatgatgacagaaccaggtctttagctgtttcctaaagtccaggagggagggagccaatctcacttccgggggaaggatatgtAGATATAAAATGATAGAAGTagatagaaaagatagaaaacgCGTTATGCATCAGGTTAATCCCAGTTGGACGGGAAATGGAAATCTGTCTTATTTATGAAGCATCTTCTTAAGGGAAAATGCATTAGCCAGTTAATGTCTGGAGATTCTCCTAAGTTTTCGCTGCGGTGGGGAACCCACCTTGCCCCCGGCCTTTTCCGATCACTCCTCCTACCATCCGTTCCCCGCTTCCTCTCTCAGAATAAAAAGGAATGGAACACTTCGTAACTTGGAATCACGGTGCCTTGTCAGTGGTGTCCCccccttccactttttttttccttctctgtagctgcagcagcagcaaaacaggTTGATGAAGATAAACCACGACCTGCGTCACCGCGTTACCGTCGTGGAAGCTCAGGGGAAGGCGTTGATTGAGCAGAAAGTCGAGCTGGAAGCCTATTTGCAGACCAAAGAGCAGGAGATGGCGGTGCTGAGAGCTGAGCTGGGAAAACTGAGGGAGAAACTGCAAGGGGGATTGAGTCAAAATGGAGGAGAAACACAGGTGGGCAGGGGTTTTCAGTATGGTTTTTCAAAACTGGTGTGGGTTGTTTCTTCTTGTTTCGTAAAGGGAAACGGCCTTCAGGCTGAGCTCAGCTCCTGCTGTCTACAGGGACGCCACTGTGCCAGTTTCTCAGAAACTATCAGCAGGTGATTTGCTGTagctttctttttggctgtggCTTCAGCTCCTCAgtcctgggatctcctggtggtctcccatccaagtagattttgcttagctttttttaagCCCAGCCAGGGTAGGCTAGACAGGGACGATTGGTACATGCAATCCCTAGAACTGGAGGGTCCTTAACGATTAATGTTTGTTCCTTATCATCCCCTCTTCCCACCTGAGGATCTCGGAGTTGTTCCCTGCCTTCTCTGTTCCATTTTCTCATCCCAACAAGCCAGAGCAGGTTTGGTTCAAAGTCACCAACTCAGCCCAAGGGAACTTTTAGCCCCCTTTTTAGCAGGGCTCCGAGGAGAACGGCAAACCCTTTTGCTCTTTCACTTTGTCGGGTTGATTTTATCAGccggagcaggaggaagaaggggaggcTGGATTTATTTTAAGATCGCCCTTGGCCGCCTTTCAGCGGAATAACTGGAACAAGTCTTCAGGGCCAGGATTGTTTTAGTTCTCTCCCCCACACTGCCTGCCCTCCAGCCCGCTTGCaatatggttttaatttttagctCCGTGAGTTCATTTGATATGGCTGAACTTCTGCACTGCGACCAGGCCGGCGAGTGTCTGCCATCCTGCCTGGCCTCCCTTGTTTACCCCAAAAGGTCAGAAGTGGGCACTAGATAGGTCCGTTGTTGAGACAGAGAAGTTAAACATTGCTGGAGACCGAATTGGGGCTCAAAGGAACCCATccatcctccccctccttctctctcttgccCCTCAATCCAAATTTTGTCATCCAAATCCCACCCGCAGATGGAGAACGATCCTACGGCTTTTCAACTGCATTGACCGAGGTTTGCGTTCGGTGTTGTCATTGCCTTGGAAAAACTTGGACTGCTTTCTCTAACATAGGTTCAGACCAGGAAAAGCGGGGTGGGGGGCGTCCAGCATCCCCATGAGGACTAGGAGCATGGCTTTAAGAACAACCAGAGGCAAAACCAGACGTTTGTAGGTATCACAGTGCGCGAACTGCCGGCTTCTGTGAATATAGAAAAGATGCTTTGTCTAAGCTGAGGCTGCTCGCTCTTCCCAGGGACCAAGATGTGCGTTCATCGAAATGGGTTTGCATGCCAAGTACGCCGAGCCCTGTAACGGTTTGGCGTTTCTCAGCGGCAACACCATCTCGCCCTGACAATGGCTTCTTTTATCGTGTTATCTGGAAAATGCGCCTGTTCTTGGGATTGAGTGAGATCACGTGCTTTGCCAAGAATGGACAATTGTTCCTTCTGTGGGTTTGGGAGTTGGTGTTACAGCAATGGGGCTGCCCCAAGCCCCTAAAATATATCTGTAGCATAGATACAGAACTCTAAAAATATGCAGAAGTAACTGGATTAATCACCTAAAAGGATTAATCGTGGCATTTTTGACTTAGGGGACAGGTTTTGTAAAACAAAGGGGGGATGCATTTTAAAGGGAAGTGCAGAAAgctataattttgttttgtttttccatttctttgctttttttttctttatttttcctccagCAAAGTCCAGAACGGATCTTTCTTAAATTGGCTGGAGTGAATAATCTTATTCACTCCAGTCAACCCCAGGCAGCTGTTCAAAGCCTCAGCAAGTGACAGACCCTAGCTGACTTTGTCTGAGCCCAGAGACTTTAACACAGAGCAGATtggcatttggatgggagaccacccagAGATGTCCCAGGACTGTAGATTGGGGAAAGAATTCCTGGAAGAAGATAGTGGCCAACCCCTTCTGCCTTGTGGCCAAGCAAACTGCACGGCCACAATTGCCAAATAATCAAACTCAATCACCAGTAGTTAACCactttaattacaggtagtcctcatttagtgaccacagtcaggactgccacttggtcgttaagcaaagcagtcactaagtgaaaccgcaactgtgcttacaatcttccttcagctttcctttgctctatAGACCCGCGAAGGTCATCAaggtgaggattggttgcaaagttactttttcatcaccgtcgtaactgcgaaCAGATGCTggacaaggcagtcgctaaacaaggactggcAGTACTTGTTCACTAATTCGTCATGAGTTGATCCCTTGATTATTAATGTGTGCATTTATTACTTCATTATTTGATCACCAGTAGTCAAGCTGGACACCCAGAAGACTTTGCCCTTCTTCTGAAATCCTGTCCCAAGGACCTCTAAATGAAACtaaccttttgttttgttttgttttgttgtttaagaattgtattaagtttcGAGACAAGGATAAACGAAACTAACCTAACCATTAACCCCAAACCCTCTTTGGCCTTACAGCCAGAAGAACCCAATGCAGAGGAGATCATCTCCGAGTCGGAGAAGACCGCCATGGATCTGAAAGACCCCAATCGGCCCCGATTCACCTTGCAGGAGCTCCGAGATGTTTTGCACGAGAGAAACGACCTGAAGTCCAAAGTTTTCCTGCTTCAGGAAGAGCTTCTGTATTATAAGAGGTGCCCTGCCTAGCTCCTCAGATTCCCAGCCTGATCCTAGAGCGAAGCAAGCTTGTTCTCGATAAAAATCGGGGGATCCGGATATAATCCTGCACTGAGTTTTGGGCCCCGCTCCTATGTTTTGGAAGAgctgaaataaaaacaggatgGGTGGGGGTgttcttctagatcagtgtttctcaaccttggcccttttaaggtgggtggactttaactcccagaattccccagccagccctgcagggctggctggggaattctgggagttgaagtccacccaccttaaaagggccaaggttgagaaacactgcattaaacataTATAGCATATACAATCCCGGATAAGGTGACCCTTACATTTTAAACTGCGGCCACGGGCAGGAAGCTCCAAAGTGTCCCATCGTCATTTCGAAAAGCGCACGATTTTAAGGCCGTGAccggctttaaaaaaaatctggcccGCAGATAAGCCGAACCCAATTTTGGCTCTGTATTTTGGAGCCAAAAATCCTCAGCTCATCTGTGAGTATGTACGGCG
Encoded here:
- the RILPL1 gene encoding RILP-like protein 1 isoform X2; translation: MKDSRPGGSARPAAMEGGGPGAASALEKSVAELTVMDVYDMASLVGQEFERLIEQHGCEAVGRLLPQVVRVLEILEVLVGRSHGGPEVEELRLELDRLRLERADRLEKERKHQKELELVEDVWRGEAQDLLTQIAQLQEENKQLMTNLANKDVNFSEEEFQKHEGMSERERQVMKKLKEVVDKQRDEIRAKDRELGLKNEDVEALQQQQNRLMKINHDLRHRVTVVEAQGKALIEQKVELEAYLQTKEQEMAVLRAELGKLREKLQGGLSQNGGETQPEEPNAEEIISESEKTAMDLKDPNRPRFTLQELRDVLHERNDLKSKVFLLQEELLYYKSDELDEERPAQSPAIVNSRPLTQQESGIKRLIFTAVMPMVAAGLIPDDPTLQPIRRLMSLV
- the RILPL1 gene encoding RILP-like protein 1 isoform X1 → MKDSRPGGSARPAAMEGGGPGAASALEKSVAELTVMDVYDMASLVGQEFERLIEQHGCEAVGRLLPQVVRVLEILEVLVGRSHGGPEVEELRLELDRLRLERADRLEKERKHQKELELVEDVWRGEAQDLLTQIAQLQEENKQLMTNLANKDVNFSEEEFQKHEGMSERERQVMKKLKEVVDKQRDEIRAKDRELGLKNEDVEALQQQQNRLMKINHDLRHRVTVVEAQGKALIEQKVELEAYLQTKEQEMAVLRAELGKLREKLQGGLSQNGGETQPEEPNAEEIISESEKTAMDLKDPNRPRFTLQELRDVLHERNDLKSKVFLLQEELLYYKSDELDEERPAQSPAIVNSRPLTQQESGIKRLFSFFSSDKRRMQVTQRNTSFHGSFGEWADRNKGNVYTEQGLEALQHL